The DNA region GCTTGATATAATTTCTCCTTAATATATTTTTTTATCATTAAGTCTTCATGGAGAATAGCAGCATAATCTTTCTCGGCATACCAGCGACTTCGCCATGTTTCAGTTATTCCAAGTCTCAATCCAATCGGATGAGTTTTTTGTCCCATAATATTATCCTTCGCTCTGTTATTATCATCTTATGGTATTCTATTTTTTAGCTCTGGCTATCTAAAATAACCGTGATATGGCTAGTCCGTTTCCGAATTCGACCGGCACGGCCCATTGCTTTCGGCCGCCATCGTTTCGCCCAGCGAAGCATCGGACCCGGCCCCAACCGAAGTTCCCGGATATACAAATTCTCGGAAACAACATTTTTATCTTTATTTTGCGCGTTAGCGATTGCTGAACGAATCAATTTCTCTAAAATTCGCGCACTTTTATTCGGAACAAATCGTAAGATTTCCAGCGCTTCACTCGCTTTTTTCTTACGCACCATATCGAGTGCTAATTTCATTTTTGTCGTTGAAATTCGCGTATATCTTGCTGTTGCAGAATACATCGTTTCTTCTCCAGGTTTACCTATTCTTCTTATCAGTATATCATTATTTCCTATTCACGGTATTCTATTTGATTGCGGTTGACCGTTCAGTATGATGTCCGTGAGCTCGGAAGGTTCGGGTATGGGAAAATTCACCTAGTTTATGTCCAACCATATTTTCGGTGATATATACCGGAATAAACTTTTTCCCATTGTGTACTGCAAAGGTATATCCGACCATTCTAGGCGTAATCGTGCATCGGCGCGACCAGGTCTTAATTACACTTTTTTCCCCGGAACGATCCATTTTATCAAGTTTTTTGATTAACTTCTCATCAACAAACGGTCCTTTTTTTAATGAACGACCCATAGTTTACCCTTTACTTTTTCCTCCTGCTAATAATCCATTTATCGGTAGCTTTATTACGACGGGTTTTATATCCCCGTGTAGGCTGTCCCCACGGTGTTACCGGATGTCGCCCCCCGGACGTTTTCCCTTCACCACCACCCAGCGGATGATCTATCGGATTCATTGCGACCCCACGCACGCTCGGTCGAATCCCTAGCCAACGCGACCGACCAGCTTTGCCAATAGAAATCATTTCATATTCCGCATTTCCGACTTGTCCGATGGTAGCACGGCAGTTCTGGTTAATTAACCGAATTTCACCAGATGGTAATTTAACATGGGCATAGTTTCCTTCTTTTGCAATAATCGTTACACCGCAACCCGCACTACGCGCTAGCTGTCCTCCTTTTCCCGGTTTTAGCTCGACATTATGCACCACCGTACCAGCTGGTATATTTCGAATCGGCATACAGTTTCCCGGAAGTATTGGAATTTCTGGGTCATCGCCCGAAAGAACAGTCGCTCCTTCTTTTAATTCAAGGGGAGCAATAATGTATCGTTTCTCCCC from bacterium includes:
- the rplB gene encoding 50S ribosomal protein L2: MPLKTYKPTTPGLRWRTTLVYKSDKPIGAVKSLICPLKKTGGRNNQGRITTRHIGGGHKVQYRIIDFKRDKDGIAAKVAAIEYDPNRSANIALLHYLDGEKRYIIAPLELKEGATVLSGDDPEIPILPGNCMPIRNIPAGTVVHNVELKPGKGGQLARSAGCGVTIIAKEGNYAHVKLPSGEIRLINQNCRATIGQVGNAEYEMISIGKAGRSRWLGIRPSVRGVAMNPIDHPLGGGEGKTSGGRHPVTPWGQPTRGYKTRRNKATDKWIISRRKK
- the rplV gene encoding 50S ribosomal protein L22, producing MYSATARYTRISTTKMKLALDMVRKKKASEALEILRFVPNKSARILEKLIRSAIANAQNKDKNVVSENLYIRELRLGPGPMLRWAKRWRPKAMGRAGRIRKRTSHITVILDSQS
- the rpsS gene encoding 30S ribosomal protein S19, whose protein sequence is MGRSLKKGPFVDEKLIKKLDKMDRSGEKSVIKTWSRRCTITPRMVGYTFAVHNGKKFIPVYITENMVGHKLGEFSHTRTFRAHGHHTERSTAIK